Genomic window (Syngnathoides biaculeatus isolate LvHL_M chromosome 6, ASM1980259v1, whole genome shotgun sequence):
CTAATTTCTAAGTGGACCTTCTTAAAAAGTGTTAATGACATTCTATATCTACAGAAGACATGGAAATAGCCAAAACTGTGAATGCAACATGCAGGGAATGTTACAGTGAGCCCGGTCAAGTTAAGGTTGTAGTCACCATTCTTGGGGTGACTTTGACTGTCGATGGAGCTGGGACACCAGGCAACCCACTCACGTCAGCAacactacacacacaaaaaaaaaaaaaaaaaaaaaaaaaaaaaagattgtggaGCCACTTTTCTTTGGAGCACATGTGCTCACCATGGATTCTCCATaataaacaccatgttcaagcataagggtgtccacatgtgcacttgacaCCAGAACATCTTGGGTTGCTGttcaatgattgactttgtagcgggacggagctgtcaactgatcaccatctgGTGGTGAGTTGACTCCAATGTTGGGGGAAGATGCGATTCCAATCCGGAAGGCCtcaacatattgtgagggtgtGCTTGGAACGTCaagcagaatcccctgtcagaggACATTTTAACTTCCACCTCTGGCAGAATTTCACCAACGTCTCGGGGCAGGCGCGagacattgaatccgagtgggCCATGTTCTGTGTCTATACTGTTGAGGctgccgactggagctgtggtcgTAAGATAGTCATTGCCTGATGTGGCAGCAGTCCCCGAACTCGTTGGTAGACCAAGTGGTGAGGGATGATGGTCAAGGTGAAGGAGTCCTACAGGGTCTTTATTGCCTGTGGGACTCGAAGCAGCTAatgggtactggctggccaagcggaatgcagatTTGGTGATCGTTGACGAAAGAACTAGGCCATGGGAgtagtttggtgaggccatggaggaCACGTTCCGGACGGCTTCGAGACAATTCTGGACCGCCGTCCGATGTCTCAGGAGGGGAAGGCAGTgtaccgtcaacactgtgtatagtggagatggggcactgctgaccttgaCTCAGGACGTTGTGAATCGGTGGGGAGAAGACTTCGAAAACCTCAATTCCActacatgccttcccatgaggaggCAGAGTCTGAGGTCTTTGAGGCAATCATTTCcatttctggggttgaggtcaccgaagtggttaaaaagctcctctgtggcagggccccgggggtggatgagatgcCCTTGGATTTCCTAaaggttctggatgttgtggggctgtacTGGTGGAAATGtctctgcaacatcgtgtggacatcTCCGAcggtgccctgggattggcacACTCTGGTGGTGATcctcctttttaagaagggggactggagAGTGTGTCGCAACTACATCGGGAGAGTGTATTCCAACTACAGAAGGATCACTCTCCTGAGCCTCCCTGGTAAAGTCTGTTAagtggtgctggagaggaggctcTGTCAGGAAGTGAAATCTCTGTTTCAGGAGGACCAGTGTAGTTTTCATTTTGGCCATGGAACTCAacagggtcctcaagggtggcTCGaggttcacccaaccagtccaaatgtgtttttgtagacttggagaaggtgtttaaCTGTGTTCCTAGGGGAGTACTGTGGGGGTGCTTCGGGAATATGGGGTGCCAAACCCCCTAATACGGGTTATACTGCgggtgtcagagtttgggccACATTTCTTGCAGTAAATTGCACTAGTTTCTAGTGAGGGTTGGACtttgccaaggctgccctttgtcacagacTCTGTGAATAACTCTCATGTTATGTTCTGTACTTTTGGTTTCATCAACACAgtatctccaactctcactggagtggttggcagctgagtgtgaagcgccTGGGTTTAGAATTAGCACCTCTAAACCTTTGTCCAGTTAGAAAAGGGTGGAGCTGCAGTAATGCAGAcgttgtattggtccgttgtggtgaagaaggagctaagccaaaAGGTGAAGTTCTctatttaccggtcgatctacgttcccacTCTCACCTATGGCCACAAACTGTGGGTCATGACAGAAAGAACGAGGTCCGGATACAAGCGtctgaaatgagttttctcctcagggtgtctgggctcccCCTTACAGGTCCGGTGGGTATCTTGGTCACCCGGGAAGGGTTCAGATTAaaactgctgctcctccacatcaaGAGGAGCCAGACGAGTTGACTCGGGGATCTGTTTAGGATGCGTTCCTGATGGGCATGTCTCCCTCTGAGGAGACCCTGGGAACACCCCAAGAAACGtaggagagactatgtctttctGCTAGCTTGAGAATGCCTTGGCATCCCCTTGGGAGAGCTGGAGGAAATGGCTGcagagagggaagtctgggcttcccatTAAAGTTATAGAGCCTGCGACCCGGATACAcgcaagaaaatggattgatgaatggatgactGCCAACCTTTCTCAACTGGTGGTCGATCATCACATTGTGGGGCTTGACGTCTCGATGCATGATTCCCATGCTGTGACAGTAATCCAGGGCCTGACCAATGCATGCAgacatggaaaatgaatgaattaatgtaaatattgtttaaaaaataaaacaaattttttttaccttcagtAGTTCATACATATAAAAACGGATATCATAGTCAGTCAACTTCTGGTACAACTCCTGTGGAGGTGGAACAATTTTGTactttgaaaataattcaacaatGGCCAATAGTAGAATAGACAACCATTTTTACCTTGAAGTCTGTGTTATTGATGCATTCAAAGACGAGTGCTGGAGTTCGGGACTATGACGACATAAGAAGCAAGGATGGACAAATTATTTAGTGCAGAAATATCAAACAAAGTATAAAAAAGAACAGAACTAACTTGGTAATTTAACTCCAAACAACCAGCGAGActgacaataaacattttgtctgAAAGAAACTAATAGATATTGTCCATCATCAACTAGGAAACTCTTCTCCAGAACATCCACAAATTTTAAGGTAAAATGAAGAAATCTAATCTGAATTTGTTTCAGTTTGAAGTTTAAGGCATTGGTGGAATAAATACAGCTACATTTctctaaaacacaaaacatatttGCATTGCAGATTACCTCAAGTAGCTTTGCAATGATGGAAACACTGCACCAGTAGTGACATTGACTGCGATGTTACAGAAAAGACGCACAAAAAGTGCCAAACCACTAAGTGACCACTGTATCCTTATTTCTGAAATTAggactgcaaataaatattaccACTTTGGCAAACGCATTCTGGGATTTATTGTTTTTGCCCGAACAAAGTTACTATTTCTCCATTTTGAGCACACTGTCAAAGTGGTATAAACATCTTTATGACGGTGGTTGCAGTTTGCAGGGGTGTGTTGCATACAGAAAAGCTTACAATAGGATACTGACACCTATTCCTAAAATTTTGACTCATACacctcaatatatatatatatatatatatatatatatatatatatatatatatatatatataaaatatactgtaatattaCCTCATTGCTGCCTCagtaaacgtgaaatatgaattaaaattgtccaCGCATTCCCTGAGTCCCAGATCTATTTTGCCGAGAGGCCTGAAAGCTGGTCCTTTGAATTTCTCAAACTTATCTATGTCACTAGGGAAATCTCCGCCTACCTCTGCTCCCAAGCCAGTGCTGTCAACGTAACAAACGTGTGCcttcacaagtgggtcttctacatggAGGCAGCCAATCAGAAGAAAGGGGGCGGTctcagccaaatatggacaaaatggATACAAAACTGGTCAAACATAAGTCGCTCTCagggggccttttctggacactcgtatGACTTGTATGAtaaagccatgttttttttggggggggggttgatgaaaatgacatacCGACGTCATGTTAGTCACTCTATGGAGATCTAAATAGTCAAAATATGCGATTGTTAAGGTAATCACGACATTAACATCTATCAAATCTAACAAACATATGCCAACCTTGCAATGAGTGTAGTTACATATACAGCATGACAAATGAcaacacattttcagttttacaAGTACAGCAATCTCAAATGCGAACAAAACCGACCAATGAGCAACCAGAACCAGTATATACCGAAAAGATTCATACAGCAAACTCGGAAGCCAGAAGAACAGTTTTATCAGTAAATTGTCCACATTTTGTCATTGAAAGATTCTTTTACTGGATGGGAGGGAACTGGAAGCAGACAGATGATTTGTACCATCACCAGGATAACGTGGTTTAAAATCCCCAATTAATCGACACAATAGCACTCAATGTTTACACACTATGGATATGATTACATGATAAGAGTTTCATCAGATAACGTACCACAGGATCTTTAACTGTATCCACCAGACGGATGATGTTAGTCCCACCTCGAAGGTTCTCCAGGATCTTGATCTCACGCttgatcttctttttcttaacAGGCTGCGATGTTACATGAGATGGGGGGACGAATGACATTACAAAATTTTCCAACATGTCACTTTTGACTCCTGATGCTGAAGCTGCTGATTCAGCTCAGCTGCCTCTAGTATGCATGCTTCAGCATCATTTTGTCAGTCTTACAGCACAGAGAGAACTTTTGCAGCAACAATGTGGTTTACATTCAGGAAGTATAAATTGAATGCAGTAAACAAGCATACTGCTTCTTTTACAACCAATTAAATActgaaattttaacatttgtccTGCAATAGCGCAACAATCACATCAGTGTAAGGCTAGGCAATACATGTTATTTCATCAATTAATTTGAGaacgtttttttaattgttattttaGTTGGCATCGATACTTCAAAGTGCATCTACTGCTTGACCTAAACATGGCTGGGAACAAAGTGGAGCTGGTTTACAATGGCATACGCAGCATGGCCAATTTTGTCCCTTTCCTTCACCTTAAACAAACCCATCTAGCAACAACTTCTTTTAAATAAAGTGACAACCTAACCAGAATCATCTACACATTGCATTCTGTATGAGAATAAAGGACCCTGGTGGAAGGCAATAACAGACTCAATTACACTGAACATGCCCAAAAGACATGGTAAGCATTTAAATATCGCAGGAGTAACAATTTATTGACATCAGAAACTCTTCATGTGCTACCACGGTGGAAATACTTTGCCAAGGTTACCTGGCTCACTTGTATAACTTGACATGGCAAAACAGCGAGAACTGGAGTGGGCGCGGTGTTGCTCTTCGACAACATCAATGCCATCCAACCAGCCGAACCGTGAACGTTCAGACAATTTGATATCTCATTTTATTACAAATTGTTGAACatcaaaaatgttaatttcataAGGATCGTGTTTACATTCCCTTAAGACAGAAGGGAGATTTTTCCGAGAGGAAAATCTTAATTTCACATGatctgtaaaagaaaaataaaatatttacatgtgCCTATGCAAGTTAATGCCTGGGGGGGAAATAAAAATTTTTTCGTATCAGGTGAAAGAAACCAAATCCCAGTATAGGGGAGAAAGAGTTTTGCTCTGCTTTTTCCgagtgaagaggaaaaaaaattgattgaaattggtaagaccaaaaaaaataaaataagaacgttgtggttccgatttcctaaATTTCAGAACAAGGGTCGgaaggtagttttttttttttttacaaaatgtttttactccATCTCCAGCATGTGGTTCCGCCATTTTCGTCACTTCTCATGAAATTGCATTCTCTCGTACATAatgagatcaaaattcatgatggAGTCGCTCATTGCAAAACACCGGAATATTAGCGGAGATGATAAACTTGATTATGTCACGAACAAGGCAGACAGCATGAAACTGTCACAAATTGgacatggcaaaacaaaaacatgacttgATTCGGTACAGTAACGCTATGACATGGGATGAGACAGTTATGCTAACTGACCCTCATGAACACATGCATATACTgcaatccctctctactttgcaattcacctattgcagattcagtgcattgcgtttttgttttcacgcccccacccaaaaaaagccacattgtcttaaagTGTGTACTATAATATGTGAGGCACATTGATACAACATGCATTGTTACAAGGCACAGCCTCAAAAacgtgcctctgtatggtgctgctcATCGGTAAGTGGAGAAAGAGTTTCCTAGATGGTGggcatacatttttaatatggatgaaaaagggcttttttggaagaggatgGCTCAACAAACTTCAAGGACCGTGAGTGAACTTAAAGTCTCTGCGAGCCTCTTCTTTGccgtgagtgagtgagtttttcacatttcacagggGGTTCTGGTCCCACAATGCAATAAGTGTGCAATGAGGTGCAGCCCCGCGCACAAGTAAGTGGCATGCCCACGCCCGCACCTTGTGTGGCCGCTGTCAAACACCCGACTCAACTCTGTGCTTGCACAGTAGCTCACTGCGCACAGGGCCGTGGAGAACCATACGCCTGACATATTTATtacatggtgtaaaaatgttagggtcggcaggaatttttagggtcggtcaggaaaaaaatagatccaccagcttcttttttcttttatgccTAATCCAATTTTTGTGAGAGACAAAAAGAAAGGCAGATATTTCGAGAGCCATATTGACTTTTTCAATGTTGTAAAATTTGggcatcacaaaaacatacattcttACCAGGATTCCTTTGTCACATGTTTTGCTTTGCCTTTTTCTGACTATTTCAAAAAGACACACCttagatcaggggtcaccaTCTTTTTGTAAGTAACAGCTACTTTTCTGCATCTGGATTAATCCTAAAGGAGGGATGTTTTACACACAATTGTGAAATAATTTTGCTCAAATtacctttgatattttttattcggttattaataattataataaataatgtgaagacaatgatcattttaatttcacaaaaatTAGGAAACTGATACCAATATGAAACTGTCTTTCTATACACCTCTGCTGGTGTTTACATGTTCAAATGATCACTTCTAAAACATATCTACAAAAATTATAACGTCCTACCACTCGTAAGCTATTGTTTTGGAACAGGACCGCAGAATACTCATGCAGTGACCGGGCGCTACCTTGTGCCCGAgattggtgacccctgccttAGGAAGCAGTTTAACATAAAAACAAGAGATCCAGGAAGTAGACTGAAGACACATTGTCCCAATACTTCTGCCCAGCGTCATCACATACATCATTATCAAAGttaaaaaggaggggggggggggggttcccgtAGGTTCAAAGCTGCTCACCTTCAGAATCTTGACCACCACCTTCTCATTGTTGGTGATGTTTACGGCCTCGAAGACTTCACTATATTTCCCTCTGCCCAGTTTACGTACCAGCTGGTAGTCCTCCTGGTTGCTATGAGGACAGACAGAGAATCTGTGCAGTGTGTATATGTAAAGCAAGAGTGAAAAAACATCTTCAGCTCCAGTGAAagtccatccattatttttctGTACAGCTTGTCCTCACTTGGATCAAGGGTGAGCTCAAGCCTATCTCAACTGACTTGTTAAAGTTTATATTACTCTCTCAAAGGGAAATCCAATTCACATTAAGATACATGTTGCACATCTCGGCATGCAAAGCTAGACTAAGTCAAATAGCCACATAAACAGTGCTGCGTAACTTGAACTGAGTGTGCGGGGACCATCATTGCCTTGCGTCATAGCACATTGACAGTAAGTACAGAGAAGACTGCCATCTCTCCGGAcacaaattgacatttttacattgttCACAGCGAGACTCAAACCTCGGAACCCCAGTCCTTACAGATGAGCTACTGTAGGTGAGATgctgaggtacaccctgaactggtcgccagccaaaagCTGGGGGCAAACACCACAGGGAGGCCAGAACATTTGTTTAAACCTCGTGCTGCaaagcagacgtgctaacccTTAATCTCCACTGTGAAATATATTTGCAAAACTGTTTTTAGTGGTTTCATAGCATACATCCGTCAAGGACGGAGAGAGACTGTACTATCTTGGTGTCGTCACACCCTCGCAGCTACGAGTGTAATAATAGACACTGATCCACACTTTCCTTAACAAGCAGCCATTATGTTAAGTGTTCAGGCATCACATGCAAGctatcaaagaaaaacaacagttaaGAAGAAATGTCCTCACTTCCAGTTGGGCACGTGGGCCTCGTAGTCCCAGTAATCCCGGCTCTTCAGTGTGTTGACATCAACATACACGCGCGATTTGCTCCCGGCCACCGGACCCGGCATGGCGAGACCCGTGGCTCGCGATCACGGAGAATCTGGAGTGGATTCCGATCTCAGGACAAATTTGAAAGAAAGGATCTTCACTATTGTGTGGGTGGGCGCTGGATAAATAGGCCCGCTATCCTCCTTCTGCACCAAGAAAGATAAAAAGGGGAACGGCTGAAGAG
Coding sequences:
- the csnk2a2b gene encoding casein kinase II subunit alpha' isoform X1, with protein sequence MPGPVAGSKSRVYVDVNTLKSRDYWDYEAHVPNWKFSVCPHSNQEDYQLVRKLGRGKYSEVFEAVNITNNEKVVVKILKPVKKKKIKREIKILENLRGGTNIIRLVDTVKDPVSRTPALVFECINNTDFKELYQKLTDYDIRFYMYELLKALDYCHSMGIMHRDVKPHNVMIDHQLRKLRLIDWGLAEFYHPSQEYNVRVASRYFKGPELLVDYQMYDYSLDMWSLGCMLASMIFQKEPFFHGQDNYDQLVRIAKVLGTDELFGYLRKYHIELDPRFKDLLGQQSRKRWEQFVQTENQHLVSPEALDLLDKLLRYDHQQRLTATEAMEHPYFYPVVKEQSLSNSDNMVSSGNTTAR
- the csnk2a2b gene encoding casein kinase II subunit alpha' isoform X3 → MPGPVAGSKSRVYVDVNTLKSRDYWDYEAHVPNWKFSVCPHSNQEDYQLVRKLGRGKYSEVFEAVNITNNEKVVVKILKPVKKKKIKREIKILENLRGGTNIIRLVDTVKDPVSRTPALVFECINNTDFKELYQKLTDYDIRFYMYELLKALDYCHSMGIMHRDVKPHNVMIDHQLRKLRLIDWGLAEFYHPSQEYNVRVASRYFKGPELLVDYQMYDYSLDMWSLGCMLASMIFQKEPFFHGQDNYDQLVRIAKVLGTDELFGYLRKYHIELDPRFKDLLGQYRQNGPMQPDGGTNQCNL